CGAACTGAAGGAGATGGGCGTCAGTGACGTGGTCCGCGTCGTCGCGGACGACACCAGCACCGTCACCGAGAACGCCTTCCAGCGTCGGTCCCGGCAGGCGGGCTACGACGGGAAGACGGCGACCAGCGTGGCCGAAGCCGAGCGGAAACTGGCCTAACGGTTCGACGGTCCAGCGGCGGAAACGGACACGCTGTGGACCGGTGATATCGACGTACTCCGCAGGAACGGTCGATTGGCTACCACGTGCACAGATTAGGTGCGGTCTCTATCTGTGCGGAGAGTGAACACGTGAGCATGGAAGGACAGTCAGTGGCCGAGTCGCTTTCCGAACGAGAGATGGTCGAACGACTCGTCGAAACGGAGAAACGCATCGACTGCATCGAGACGACTCTCTCGGCAGTGACCGACGAAATAGACGGGCTCTCGTTGAGCAGTCGCTGTAGCAAGTGCGAGAACGCGATGTTGATTATCAAGGACGGGGTGTTGTACTGCCCGTCGTGCGGAGACGGGCATTCGCTGTAACGTCCGTCTGTAACAGATATCTGTAATCACTTGCTCCCGGCGAGTTCGACGACCACGTCGTGGCTCCGGCAGTACTGCTCGACGCGGTCGGCGAACGGGCCGCTGCCGGGCCACGCCGCCGAGGCGCCGAGCGCCGAGGGGTCCCCGACGTAACACTCGACCGTGCCGGAGTCAGCGAGCGGTATCGCCAGTCGGCAGTACAACCCCCGGTCGACGCCCTCGTATCGG
The genomic region above belongs to Halomicroarcula saliterrae and contains:
- a CDS encoding gamma-glutamylcyclotransferase family protein, producing the protein MDVFVYGTLTEPSTARRVLDRFAFRGDAELDGLHRVEGRYPTLAPGGTCEGRILRTPDSDALDRYEGVDRGLYCRLAIPLADSGTVECYVGDPSALGASAAWPGSGPFADRVEQYCRSHDVVVELAGSK